In one window of Pagrus major chromosome 12, Pma_NU_1.0 DNA:
- the rpl17 gene encoding large ribosomal subunit protein uL22, whose amino-acid sequence MVRYSLDPENPTKSCKSRGSNLRVHFKNTRETAQAIKGMHIRKANKYLRDVIVKHQCVPFRRYNGGVGRCAQAKQFGWTQGRWPKKSAEFLLHMLKNAESNAELKGLDVDSLVIEHIQVNKAPKMRRRTYRAHGRINPYMSSPCHIEMILTEKEQIVPKPEEEVAQKKKVSQKKLKKQKLMARE is encoded by the exons ATGGTCCGCTACTCTCTCGACCCCGAGAACCCGACTAAAT CATGTAAGTCCAGGGGCTCCAACCTCCGGGTCCACTTCAAG AACACCCGTGAGACAGCCCAGGCCATCAAGGGCATGCACATCCGCAAGGCTAACAAGTACCTGAGGGACGTCATCGTCAAGCACCAGTGTGTCCCGTTCCGTCGCTACAACGGTGGAGTCGGCAGGTGTGCCCAG GCCAAACAGTTCGGCTGGACTCAGGGACGCTGGCCCAAGAAGAGCGCAGAGTTCCTGCTGCACATGCTCAAGAACGCCGAGAGCAACGCTGAGCTCAAG GGTCTGGATGTGGACTCTCTGGTCATCGAGCACATCCAGGTCAACAAGGCCCCCAAGATGAGGAGGCGTACCTACCGCGCCCACGGCCGCATCAACCCCTACATGAGCTCCCCCTGCCACATCGAGATGATCCTGACCGAGAAGGAGCAGATCGTCCCCaaaccagaggaggaggtggctcagaagaagaag GTTTCACAGAAGAAGCTCAAGAAGCAGAAACTGATGGCCCGGGAGTAA
- the nkx6.1 gene encoding homeobox protein Nkx-6.1, protein MLAVGQMDGSRQSFLLSTPPLAALHSMAEMKTPLYPAYPLSSSGPTSSTSPATTSPNPGGMAVSSPGIKSSSGPSSGLGSPQQCSSATPHGINDILSRPSLHAAAAASSSAGILSGLPRFGSLSPPPPGLYFSPSAAAVAVARYPKPLADLPGRTPIFWPGVMQNPHWRDARFACSPHQNSVLLDKDGKRKHTRPTFSGQQIFALEKTFEQTKYLAGPERARLAYSLGMTESQVKVWFQNRRTKWRKKHAAEMATAKKKQDSETERLKGSSDNEDEDDDYNKPLDPNSDDEKITQLLKKHKPGPLLQLHGADTDSS, encoded by the exons ATGTTAGCGGTGGGTCAGATGGACGGGTCCCGACAGAGCTTCCTCCTCAGCACCCCCCCGCTGGCCGCTCTGCACAGCATGGCCGAGATGAAGACCCCGCTGTACCCGGCCTACCCGCTGTCCTCCAGCGGCCCCACCTCCTCCACGTCCCCGGCCACCACCTCTCCCAACCCGGGCGGCATGGCCGTGTCCTCCCCGGGGATCAAGAGCTCGTCGGGCCCGTCCTCGGGGCTCGGCTCCCCGCAGCAGTGCTCCTCCGCCACCCCGCACGGAATAAACGACATCCTGAGCCGCCCGTCGCTCCACGCGGCCGCCGCCGCCTCGTCCTCCGCGGGGATCCTGTCCGGGCTGCCCCGGTTCGGCAGCCTCAGCCCGCCGCCCCCCGGACTGTACTTCAGCCCCAGCGCCGCGGCGGTGGCGGTGGCCCGGTACCCGAAGCCGCTGGCCGACCTGCCGGGCCGGACGCCGATCTTCTGGCCCGGAGTGATGCAGAACCCGCACTGGAGGGACGCCAGGTTCGCGTGTTCGCCCC ATCAGAACTCCGTGTTACTGGACAAGGACGGGAAGAGGAAGCACACCCGGCCCACCTTCTCCGGACAGCAGATCTTTGCGCTGGAAAAGACTTTCGAACAGACGAAGTACCTGGCGGGTCCAGAGAGAGCGCGGCTCGCCTACTCCCTGGGGATGACGGAGAGCCAGGTCAAG GTGTGGTTCCAGAACCGGCGGACGAAGTGGAGGAAAAAGCACGCGGCGGAGATGGCGACGGCCAAGAAGAAGCAGGACTCTGAGACCGAGCGGCTGAAGGGGAGTTCGGACAacgaggacgaggacgacgACTACAACAAACCGCTGGACCCGAACTCTGACGACGAGAAGATCACACAGCTGCTGAAGAAACACAAACCGGGcccgctgctgcagctgcacggAGCCGACACCGACAGCTCCTAA